AGAAATCGGTTGTCAACACCAATAAAAGCCAATTGGATTCCACACTCCCCAAACCTAGACCCAGCTCAATATTACCCTATCTGAAAAGTAGCTGATATGTATCTCATAACtggaaccaagaaaaattaaACACCCTACCCAATCTTACagctcaaaaaaaataaataaacatccaCCTACCCCAGGATAGCCCCCAAGACAAAATAATCTGGCCCCACTCAAAATCTGGAAAATACACTACTTCatcgggatacaaatgtctaacccaagGTCAACCTACTCAAAACCCCCTTCcaccaacaaaattcttgtggactttaccatgtccaccaaaaattcagtttttcttgtggaaagcaatcaatGAGGGTGTACCAACCTTCTCTCTTATACATCACATCTATCTTACCAGCTCCGATATTTTCCCCATATTCAACACTAATCAGGAATCAGCATCTCACCTGCTAATTCACTGCCCAACTGCGACTTCAACTTGGAACACCTTATTAATTCAGCTATCAACCTTACCAAACTCCAACTATAACCCCACATGCCCTTTAACGCCTCAAACAACCATTTCCCATTCTACAGCAATCAACATCAGTATCTGTCATCTATTCTGTTTGTTTTCTATTCCGGACCTTATGGTTGGCCAGGAATGAACTAACTTACCGCCAAAAGCAAACAACATCAGAAGCAATCCTAGCTTGgtgaaaaacaacaacaagaatattCCGTGGCAATAGAATCCTCACCTCCTGTGTTACCAGGAGATTCTCCGTTAATTAAACACTCAAGAAATGCCAAAAGAATCTCAACAATTTCGGTAGGATGGTCCACACCAAACTTGAATTAGATTAAGATTAATACAGATGGAGCATCCAGGGGGCATCCAGGTTTCGCAGGGGAGGGTTTCATTTGCAGAGATTCTGAAGCACGAACAATTATGGCTTTAGCTCAACCTTTAGGAGTTACAACATCCTTAAATACAGAAACTTGGGCTTTGCTTTTGGCATCAAGAACAGCAACAGAAAGGCAATGGCCAAAAGTTCTTTTCGAAACGGACTCAGAAAACCTTCTGCTTTTCGTCACATCCGCTACTGAACCCCCTTTGGCACATCTCAgggatgattgaagaaataaagtATAGAATATGACAGATTCCGCATAACGATATccaacacaactatagagaaggaaatcaagcagcggaTGGCTTGGCAAATCAGGCGGCTGACGAAAGTCAAatgaaaaacttttcaaccaaaatTTGGGACCAGACAATCCCGGTTTGTATTAGTCAAATTATCTTCCATGATTCggtgggtaccacatacccacgtCAAATTGTAACCTAATCTTCTATTAATAAAATGCAtggttcaaaagaaaaaagaaaaaaaaaaattgagtagcagaaatcatttttggaaacaaaataatACCCAACTAAAATAATTTCGAGTCAGATGTACAATCCGAATCATACCTCGAATCAGATACCAGAAAAATGTATAATCCTGAGTTGTATCTCAAGTCAGAtaccagaaaataaaaaagataaatcatcCAATCTCCGATTCTGTTTGAGTCAGATTCATATAGCAGGTCAGACCTAAATAAAAAATTTGGTAATTCAGTACCTGTGAGGTGGTACCCAAGATTCAAGAACCTTATATAGATCTCAAATCTTAAAGGTGCTGACTCAGCTTTTATGTTAGGTCAGACAGTTGCTGACACGTGTAAGGGCTGGTTAAATCTAAGTACACCTTCTTCACATCTTTGTACCCCTCTCTGTACACCTCATTTCTGGCTTTCAGTCACAGCCACAAGTCCACTCAACTTTCTCTCTGTAAAATCAAaatattgaaagaaaaaaagaagaaaaagaagatttgtcatagaaaaaaaaaaagaaaacaaacccaGAAATAATCAGTCAATATATATGGTACCTATAAATCAAAGTTTGAATTTTGATgatcaaaatcatcatcaaccTCAATTTGAAATGTCTGGTTTACCAGCTGAacttggtggcggtggtggtggtggttcaatttctacagcaacagcagcagagtcTTATGAAGATTCATTAAGGAAAATTAGAAAACCTTATACAATTACTAAATCTAGAGAGAGTTGGACTGAACAAGAACATGATAAGTTCTTTGAAGCACTTCAACTGTatgtattaatctcttttttccttattcttttgtttctttttttgattgtgtatttaaTACGGAAAAACAAAATCTCCATATGTCGTCTAACCTCGGGGCACAACTACCAAACTGTGTGTGTTTTGGATGAACTTGTATCATCCAAGGAACTATGAGCCTTGTGCAAGTGTATCTGCTGGAAGATTTTTGTACTAACTTGGTATTGCCCTACGTATCTCTTTGTAGTTTTGATCGTGATTGGAAGAAAATTGAAGCATTTGTTGGAACAAAGACAGTAATCCAGGTACTGTCTAATTATCTAGTTCATATGTTCGAAAGATAGAGCTGAATTTGGTTGTTTTGGAATAACGTGAACGGGCTAATCCATTTCCATAGGAGTACTGCTTTTTGTCAAAAATGTTTATGAACTCGTAAGAGATAATGTTCAATTTTTCAGATACGGAGTCACGCACAGAAGTATTTCCAAAAGGTTCAGAAGAACGGAACTAGTGAACATTTACCACCTCCAAGGCCAAAGAGAAAAGCAGTTCATCCATACCCACAAAAAGCAGCTAAAAATGGTCAGAGTGATTGTTTCCTGTCAGTGTTTATTAGACTGCAAAAATGATATTGTCCCActaatatttcgtaaaattggcAGTTCCGATGCTACCACAAACTACAGGGGTGTGCCAAACATCTTCAAATTTGTTAGAATCGAGATCTGTTGTAAGGCCAGATCCATCGTCGCTGCTTAAAACAGGACCTGCAGTGTCTTCGTGGCCTCAGTTATCCAATGGtgaaattccgttattgcaagcTCTTTCTGAATTTTCAATTTACTTGGTTGcgggctctaatttttgaaatgttAAATTGTTCTCCGGATGATACAGAATCTGCAAGGCCTATAGCATCAAATAATTGTTACAGTAGCAGCAATAACACTCCAAGTTCATACCCAACTCGTGAAACTACGGGTCAAGCGAATCATGGCCCCCCGTTGCGAGGTGAATCTCTCATGTGCTATGTCTTGTAGTGTTGTTTATGGAAATCTGAGTAAACGGAAACAGCTGATATTGGTTTTTTGTTGATCCAGCTATACCAGATTTTGCCCAAGTCTACAGCTTCATTGGCAGTGTATTTGACCCTAACACAAGTAATCACCTGGAGAAGCTCAAGgagatgaatccaattgacgTGGATACAGTACGCCTTCTGAAACCCTTTTTGGTCCTTACTTGACTTGCTTTGTCGTGAAAGGAAGGCAGCAGGCTTCATAGATAGTTCCTTGCACTTTGCGGTGCTCTCAGAGTGAGCGTTTATTGAAGCATTTTTAAATATAACTAATGTTATTCTGTTTTTGCTTCCTTCAGGTGTTGTTATTAATGAGGAACCTGTCTATGAATCTATCCAGTCCTGATTTTGAAGATCAAGTGAGTGCCCTTTCATCTCCTGGACTTGGGCTAAATTCAAAaaatgaaagtatctcttttccagaaacggagggagtattattttatttttcggtTTGGAGGCATCCTATGTTGCACCTATATAATTTTAAGAAGGCTCTCAAAATTCATTGCTTATGTTACTCCTGTTATGTTACTTGCAGAGGAGATTGCTTTCATCTTATGATGTCGACTCCTGTAAGGCTCCACAAGAAAATGAAGTGCCGTTCATGAATCCTGATGAGTCAAAGAATCCAAGAGGTAGATAGGTAAAGAGGGGGACTTGGAGATAAAGAGGGGTTAAGTTCTTGCAGTGACCTGCAGAGTGACAGAACTATGCTAACCAACAATGCTGCTACGGAGAGAAGTTCTCACAGTGACCTGCAGAGGGATGCAACCATAAGCACTTGCCAAGTGCTTGTCATATGTATGAGATCGCATCAATTGTAACTAAAAAGGCTAGCGTATCGCTCATTATTGCGGATCTGGTTTTGTATTGTAATTGTACCTGTTCGACTTGATACAGGTCAATTAGTGTTAGTTATTCGCCAACATATTTAGCAAGGTCTATTATAATCATCCTGCATCAGATATGTGAAACAATATTTCTATGTCTGGTGACAACCGAAAAcaattttgtttttcactttaGCATTGCAACTGGTAGGAGCAAGATCAACATTTATCAGCACTTCCTTAAACCAGAATGCTCTACCATAACGTCTGACCGCTGCCAATGGGGTGCACACATATACTGCTACCCATGTGTTCCAATATTTTTACTGCACAAACTGTTTCCTTCGCTtcgcttctctttttttttttttggtttttcttcttAATCCTATCATCCTATGGATGGTTTTTCGAAATGCATGAAGggaaaaaaggaaacaatttacAATCTCAAACAAGATGCTCAATGGAACTGAAATCCATATTATACACCAGCCAACCGAAGACAATCCCTCGAAATGAAGCATATAATTATGCTATTTTCCCCCTTAAAAGCACAAAAACCCAAACTGGACGAATATGACTCAAGCAACAATCACCACCCACCAGACATTTATCTGTATCTCATACGCATGTCAACCTCGCCATAAAGCCCTGGACCATCTAGAGGATGCATCTGTTTGGCATTTGCTCTCAGCTCCATTTCCATCAGCTTCCCAAATGCGTCTGAATGATTGCTTCCACCAACAGCAGGACCTATAGGAaacaaaaaaggaaacaaaaCAATGAAATAAGAGTTGGCCAGGAAAGGATAACAAAATCCCAAAAGATTAATTTCAGGTTTCACCTACAAGGAAAGTGTTTTTAGTGCATCCTACAAAAAACCAAAACACGCAAAAAGGGCATTGCTAACAGGATGAAAACAAAATCACTGCTATTTTAGAGTGAAGAAGGTTCTAATGGTACAGACAAATATTACAATACACTGTCAAAAGTGATAAAGAACACAGAATATTGTTAACAGGATGAAAACAAAATCACTGCTATTTAGGACTGAAGAAGGTTCTAATGGTACTGACCAATATTGCAATATACTGTTAAATGTGATAAAGAATGCAGAATATTGTTAACAGGATGAAAACAAAATCACTGCTATTTTGGACTGAAGAAGGTTCTAATGGTACTGAAGCAATATACTGTTAAATGTGATAAAGCATGCAGAATTTCTTGAATACCagataagcaaaaaaaaaaaagaaagaataacaAGAAAAGTGATCTGATTGTTTACCTGGAAGAGGAATACCATGCCCGCCATACCCTTGTTGGCGATGAAATTGAAATCCCTGTAGTGGGTCCGCCTCGGGAATATGACCAGCCATGTTATTCATCGGATGAGGTGGCAGAGGTGCACCTCCCTGATGTAGTAGGTGAGCTGGTGGGAAATGGCTTGGGTGTAGTTGCTGTAACAAATGATTTTGGGAAGGTGGATCAAACCTTGTTGGCATACCAGGAGCTTGTTGGTGAGAAGGGTGATGAAAAATATTCCCAGGAAACTGGTGATGTGGTTGCTCGTGCTGGATTATACTCTCTGGACCCATAAATTTCATCTGTGGATTCATACGAGCATGATGTGAATCTAGAGGCTGCATTGGAGGCCTCCCATGATTTATCTGAAGCTGAGGGTATGGCGGAGAAGACTGCTGACCTCGCATATTCTGATACGAAATCTCAGGGTCTGCTGGATTGTAAGGATTACGAAGAAAAGGTGGTGGACCATCAGGACCTAGTGCCATGGACCTTTCATCTTTAAAGGCAGCATTCAGAGCTGCTAGTTTACCAACTATATCAAGTGGCACATTCCCTGAGGATCTTAAATCAGCATTAGTTGCATTTCCTGAGTGCCTAAACACGGGATTTTGAGGGTTCATAACATCACCCGCAGTAAGCAAGCTGTCCTCTTCAGGCAGCTGAATCCCACCAGCCCTGTCAGTTCTGCTTTCGAAACCACCAACCCCACTAAAATTGAACCCAGATTCCTTTTTACGAACATCAAACCCTAACAGACGGTTCTCAGTCATGTTGGATTTAGTTTGCTGCACGAGGTTGGACCGTGGAAGCTCATCCTCAAATGCAGGTTCGTTGCCTCCGAATACATTGGCATCAGATGGAACAAAACTAGCATCCGCAACTGAAAACGGAAACCCATGAGGGCCAGATAATTCCGTTCTTAAGGGCCCCCCAATTGAACCTCTTTGTGCAGAAACTGGAGCTTGTGCCGACTGAAGCTCCTTCATGAAGGATGACCCAAAAAAAGTCTCAAGAGTCGGAGATTTGTCATCATTGTGAACTTGAGAACTGCCTTGACTTGAATTGTTCAAAGTACTAATAGATCCTCCATCATAAACATGGAGATTTTCCGAGGATTGTAAATCCAGATTGGAGGATGGCACTGAATCATTGATACTTGTGCCCTTCTGCAACAAAGAGAGAATGTGCTGGGATGCAAGATTGTTCACCTCAGGTTTTGACTGGTTAGTTTTTGAATCCATACTGCCCCATGCTTGTATAGGATGTAGTGGTTGCGAACTGTTATCACTAATTTCAGATAGAATGGACTGTTCTAGATCCTCGCATGTAAGTACTCGTGGAGCAACACCTTGATTAGTAGAGTTGTATGGTGGATCACGGATTCCCAGACCAACAGTAGTTTCAGCAGAAGAAAGAAACCCAGGAAGAGGTTCATTGCTCTTATAAGGAAACAGTGGTAGAATTTGCTCGGGGGCTTTCTCATCGAGTATTTCAGACAAATGAGATCTACCCTTGTCAGCAATCAGTGAAAGCAAGTCTCTAGGTTGGCCAGATGGTAAATCTTCTGGTGACTTTTTTTCTGCAGGAAGGTGAAAGAGGAACTATTTACAGCTTTCCTTAATGAGACCTGATGTCAAATGCAGAAGAAGACTTTTAAAGTTATGAACATTGAAGTAGCGATTTAGGATTACCTTCACCAAACCATAGACTGAATTTTGAGGATTTGACGGGTACTTCGCTTGCAGCGTCATCTGCTTTGACATCATCATTCTACAAAGTGAAAACGTAACTGATATCAATGTATTATAATAAAACTACTCTTGTGATGATACATTTCAGGATGGTACAGAAAATCAAATCCAGAGTAGTAACCTTCACCAACAATAAAGATTTACTTATGACCATTACCATAACCATAAATTTGGCACAGACTATAACTGATAAACTGCCAGGTATTCAACATTAACAcctcaaagaaaaggaaagaagaggCAATACGTACAGCTGTGGCGCCGCCAAATAGTTTGTCTAGAATTGATCCTGAACGCTCTTGACCAATTTGGCCCAGAATCTCGTGAACTGGAATGCTCTCTTTAACAAAATCTACAACTACATCACTCTGTTGAGTTTTATAGGCTTGTCGTAGTTGGTTCACAGATTCAGATGATGGGCGAACAGCACCAACTCCACCGTCAGACACATACACATCTGAAGGACGGGTTATCTTTTCACCAATGCTTGAAATGGGAGTATGAACAGCCTGAACACCAAACTTCTGTGCATTAGGATCCACAGATGCAGCTGGTAGTTTACCTTGATTATCAGAAATTCCACTAAATTTATCCTCAATACTACCAACCTGCAGAAAACAGAACAAGGACACACTTCATAAAGATGATAGATCAAACCACTGAGACATATGTAACAGAGATGTACTTGAGGCAGAACGATGGAAAGAAAGGACAATAACAAATATAAATAACTTCTTCAAAATAGTGTGTTTGTAATATCAAATTTTCAAAAACTGAAAAATGATAACCTATTAAAAAAAGACAGAAATGAAAATGATATATTGCGTAAAATGCAAAATCTAAATgaaaagaaatcttctttgtaacAACTCCGACATGTAAATGTAAGTCATACCTCCGATGGTGGGTGGGGAACCAAAGATTTCATCACAGGATTCTTTTCCAAGATTGAGGTTCTAAAGCCTGGTGGCACAAGTGGTCTGGGTGCGGGAGTTGGTGCAGAAATAGCAGACTCGCTCTGTGAAGTTGGAGGCGTCACATCCTGTGTTCCATTGTTTTCATTAACTAACCTATTATCAGAATCCTTCAATAGTGCCAATATATCTGGGTCGTCACAGTTTTCTGAGCTCTTTTCTGGAATCTGGTTGTTCCTCTCTTTTTGACTTTCCTTCCTAAACATCTCAAAGGAAGCTGAGTAGCAAACAGTGAGCCATGTTAAAATTCAGACTAGGTAAGTGAGAATATTCTACTGCGAAAACTCCAACAACTAGGTCAATTGCTGTGACTAAGCAATACAAAAAGCAATTTACCTCTTCTTTTTCTCTCCTCTTCTTCTCTATCTTGCCCAGAATCTTCTGATGAACCAAAAGTTTCATCATTAATTGAGTCAGTAAATTCTCGCCGTGCATGAGGAACTGCCTGAAATCACAAACAACAACGTTGAAAGACCTATCACAACAGAACTTCTGAGCAGATTTTCTTTGATATGACATAAACCCAAATTTAAACAACAAAAGAGCATTGGTTGAAGTGGAATCGGGTTTCTGGAAAGTAAATTCACCTTATTGATATGCGAAAATACTTGTAAGGTTTAATACAGATGGACCAGTTAAAAGTGAACCTGGTCTTTCCGAGAAACAGATAAATATACTaacaagaaataataaaaaagacATAAAGTAAGTGAAGAAAGTTAACGAGCATAATACTTCTTCAGAAATATCATGGTTTGGGAAtcttatataattttttatttgatatttccTAAGGATGTGTACTAGCTGTTTCAAGATTCCTAACTCCAGGCAGGTTACAAGATGAAAAAAGGACAGACGACAATCCATTTTGCAACAGATTACTGTGAGAACCACAATTTTGTTGGACGGAAATACTAAGTTGATTCAGCCATTTGGATATTAccaaattaattttatttaactACCAGGTAGATGAGCGAAGGCATACTAAGGACATTAAAATGAACAGTGGTGGATAAATAGAacatagaaattaaaattaggccTTTACATAATATATGCAAGTCCACAGTATGCCTGGCACTCCAATCAAAGTTCAGCAATTATAATATCATCACATAGTTATTGCTGGACCGACAGTAGGCCACGAGTAGTGGTTCATAAATCCATAGAAGCAGGTAGGAAGTATATACGGACCTTGTAAGGACGTGGTGGGTGATATGGCTCATTGGTCTTACTCAGTTGATAGGTACCATTTCCTCGACCCTTTGGAGCTGAAGCCCCAGCCGTAAACCCAGATGGTCTTGGAAATGCACCACTACCCAAAAGCCCATCATGCTCGGGATTTTGCCAAGGACGCCGAGGTTGATTGCCAAAGCGCCTTCCAGAATCTACATGATGGTCGAAACATAGGAAACGTTAAAACTTAAACGTCCAAATTCCTATCTGTCCACCAAAAATGATCTGACTAAAAATAACACAGGTTTGAAATACCAAACAGCAAGTACCTGAATCCTTATCCGACTGAGAATCCACATCTCTATCATTTGACCCAGAAGACCGAGTTTCCCATCTCCCGCCTCGGGAATAGTTATTTGACTCACCTCTAGTGGGTGGAGATGATTCGTACTCACCACATCTAAAATTCTGTGAACTAAAACTACCAGGAGGCCTCTGCCACTCCGGTGCACTATTTGAAAAATCTTCAAAATCACTGATCCATAATCCAAAAACGGCCCCATATTCAGTAGAATAACAGCACAAGAAAACATTACGACAAGGGTCACTTAGTAATCAAAAACACCAACAGAAAATAATCAAACAAAGAGCAACAGCAGTAATACCGTAGGATAGCCTGGTCGAATCCGATAGGCAACTTTTTGCAAACCTCCAATTCACTTAGAGATAACAAGAATTCTCTTGAATATGAAATCAGTGGCTTCGTCCTGTATATCCCATCAAGATATCAATTCACTGCTCAAACTAAGCAGCAGATAGTCAACAATCAATTATAAAGAGCAAGACAGCATAAGTGATAGTTACCTCAGAGTTTTGTCTGCAACCAAGCACTGATCTTCATTTTCCACACTCATCTTGTGATTCAACACAAGAACTCACTTGAATTACCTCAATGAACACAAGAAAGCAATATACGAAACGATTCGAAAATGAATTATACACACCCACTACTACTAAGCAGAAGCAGCATTTCAATAATCCCCAAAATCAAAGTACCAACCAATCAACAACAAATCTGATACTAACTTCCCTCTAGAGTTCAAAAATAAGCTCACAAAATCCTTCCAATCCCTCCTCCTCAGTGCACAATGAATCCTCAAAAACCAGTGAATTCCAAGTCTCTCAATCTCAAAACTTCAATTCGATTCACAAAAAACACAAACCCTAACTCAGAAACCAGCTCATCTGATCAAAATCTATCAACCAATACGGTTTCCAGCTTCAAAATTGGCCTCAAGAACCCATTCCAATACTGATGAATGAATCAAAATTCTACAAATACAGAAATAAAAAAACACACGGATTAACAATTCCTTCAGATGAAGATATCAAGATCGAATCATTTCGAaccaaaaaaaaaccctaaaattgagaatTTAGGGTTCAGATTTCACACAATCctcttctgatgatgatgatgaactagAATGATAATCCTATCGCGATCGAAAAATTCAAAACTAGCGCTGAGAAATGAAAATTCAGAAATTGATGGAGGAAAATAGATTTTGTTTTTGTCAATAAGGAAAGGAAACGAAAAAACTCAGAaagagtcttcttcttcttctaaatagTAATTCGATTTTAATGAGAAGAataatttaattaattttaatttaatttaatttaatttaattaatgGAATAATTAAATTTAGTCACCACCAATGGGGAAAAACATAGGAGGAACCAATGAATAGTCCCATGTGCTACCACAACAACAAAGGGGTACCAAAACTATTTTCCAACATAGTTAATTGTCAAGAGGGTTCCAAATTTCATATATAAGATGCAGAAATTTCTAGTTTATTTTATATGCATTTCGGTACTCTTCCTAGTAAACTTACAATCCTGCAAGTAGCTTTGCTATATTATTGAGCGATTACCAAATTTAATATTTTACCACGACGGAACCTTTGTTTTGTTTTCGTAAACAAAGGCCCCAAGAGCTTATGAATAAGCCCCAACAGTTGGCAGAAATCGAATTAGGGATTTACACGAAAGCAACAAAGAGTTGTTCCCTTTTAGCCACCGAGTAATAAAATTACTTTTTGAGTGAATGAGATGATTTTATTAGAGAACACGGTATTGAAGAttcagaagaataaaaatatgAAACTTAGCTAATCTCattcaagagaagaaaaaaaaaagaaaaactcttaAGTAATCTCTCACCAAAGCAGGGCGTAAGAGAAGTTTAAGTGGATAGAATTCCTAAAACTTATCGCTCAAGATAAAATTCGGAGATGTTACACCAATCGAGCTTTCTATCGAAAAATCTCCCAGCAAAGAAATGAATTCCCTTTGTTATTTGGATTAGGAATAGGGCATAAGGATCTTGCTTTAAAAGTCTTATCAAGTTCATCCTTTGATAGTTCTCCTGTTTCTTTCGATTAGCAACAAGATTACAAGGATTAACTAACATGCAACAATGGAGGAGTTCAACTCCAAAGAAAAAGTAATTAGATGATGGATACCTCTTTTATGTCGATATATTTCGAAGAAAAAACCGATAGCAATAATTGGTGTTATAAATTGTAGATTTCTAAACAGAAATCT
The nucleotide sequence above comes from Papaver somniferum cultivar HN1 chromosome 8, ASM357369v1, whole genome shotgun sequence. Encoded proteins:
- the LOC113304211 gene encoding protein REVEILLE 6-like isoform X1 codes for the protein MVPINQSLNFDDQNHHQPQFEMSGLPAELGGGGGGGSISTATAAESYEDSLRKIRKPYTITKSRESWTEQEHDKFFEALQLFDRDWKKIEAFVGTKTVIQIRSHAQKYFQKVQKNGTSEHLPPPRPKRKAVHPYPQKAAKNVPMLPQTTGVCQTSSNLLESRSVVRPDPSSLLKTGPAVSSWPQLSNDDTESARPIASNNCYSSSNNTPSSYPTRETTGQANHGPPLRAIPDFAQVYSFIGSVFDPNTSNHLEKLKEMNPIDVDTVLLLMRNLSMNLSSPDFEDQRRLLSSYDVDSCKAPQENEVPFMNPDESKNPRGR
- the LOC113304211 gene encoding protein REVEILLE 6-like isoform X2; translated protein: MVPINQSLNFDDQNHHQPQFEMSGLPAELGGGGGGGSISTATAAESYEDSLRKIRKPYTITKSRESWTEQEHDKFFEALQLFDRDWKKIEAFVGTKTVIQIRSHAQKYFQKVQKNGTSEHLPPPRPKRKAVHPYPQKAAKNVPMLPQTTGVCQTSSNLLESRSVVRPDPSSLLKTGPAVSSWPQLSNESARPIASNNCYSSSNNTPSSYPTRETTGQANHGPPLRAIPDFAQVYSFIGSVFDPNTSNHLEKLKEMNPIDVDTVLLLMRNLSMNLSSPDFEDQRRLLSSYDVDSCKAPQENEVPFMNPDESKNPRGR
- the LOC113304210 gene encoding uncharacterized protein LOC113304210 produces the protein MSVENEDQCLVADKTLRTKPLISYSREFLLSLSELEVCKKLPIGFDQAILRDFEDFSNSAPEWQRPPGSFSSQNFRCGEYESSPPTRGESNNYSRGGRWETRSSGSNDRDVDSQSDKDSDSGRRFGNQPRRPWQNPEHDGLLGSGAFPRPSGFTAGASAPKGRGNGTYQLSKTNEPYHPPRPYKAVPHARREFTDSINDETFGSSEDSGQDREEEERKRRASFEMFRKESQKERNNQIPEKSSENCDDPDILALLKDSDNRLVNENNGTQDVTPPTSQSESAISAPTPAPRPLVPPGFRTSILEKNPVMKSLVPHPPSEVGSIEDKFSGISDNQGKLPAASVDPNAQKFGVQAVHTPISSIGEKITRPSDVYVSDGGVGAVRPSSESVNQLRQAYKTQQSDVVVDFVKESIPVHEILGQIGQERSGSILDKLFGGATANDDVKADDAASEVPVKSSKFSLWFGEEKKSPEDLPSGQPRDLLSLIADKGRSHLSEILDEKAPEQILPLFPYKSNEPLPGFLSSAETTVGLGIRDPPYNSTNQGVAPRVLTCEDLEQSILSEISDNSSQPLHPIQAWGSMDSKTNQSKPEVNNLASQHILSLLQKGTSINDSVPSSNLDLQSSENLHVYDGGSISTLNNSSQGSSQVHNDDKSPTLETFFGSSFMKELQSAQAPVSAQRGSIGGPLRTELSGPHGFPFSVADASFVPSDANVFGGNEPAFEDELPRSNLVQQTKSNMTENRLLGFDVRKKESGFNFSGVGGFESRTDRAGGIQLPEEDSLLTAGDVMNPQNPVFRHSGNATNADLRSSGNVPLDIVGKLAALNAAFKDERSMALGPDGPPPFLRNPYNPADPEISYQNMRGQQSSPPYPQLQINHGRPPMQPLDSHHARMNPQMKFMGPESIIQHEQPHHQFPGNIFHHPSHQQAPGMPTRFDPPSQNHLLQQLHPSHFPPAHLLHQGGAPLPPHPMNNMAGHIPEADPLQGFQFHRQQGYGGHGIPLPGPAVGGSNHSDAFGKLMEMELRANAKQMHPLDGPGLYGEVDMRMRYR